The following are encoded in a window of Nocardioides houyundeii genomic DNA:
- a CDS encoding DHA2 family efflux MFS transporter permease subunit has protein sequence MSIKTESASPGLPPTPPGDDKLDKSVLLVAGVVVLGAIMSILDITVVSVALETFQNEFEATSAEVAWTMTGYTLALASVIPLTGWAADRFGTKRLYLLAVGLFTLGSVLCALADSLQTLVIFRVLQGLGGGMLMPLGMTILTRAAGPHRIGRVMAVLGIPMLLGPIFGPIVGGYLIEAASWHWIFLINLPIGAIAFIYALVVLPKDNVEPSETFDWLGMLLLSPGLAAFLYGVSSIPEHGTFFAREVAIPTIVGILLVAAFVPWALNRRNAHPLVELRLFANRKMTVAVIAMALFAMAFFGASLLFPLYFQQVRGEDALHAGLLLAPQGIGAMITMPIAGLMADKRGPGKIVMVGITLITIGMAMFTQLEADTSYAFLLGSLFVMGLGMGATMMPIMSSALQTLSDHNIARGSTLMNITQQVAASMGTALFSVVLTNQIKSSDSAGAYLGLKGMLSQATGDKAAELKAQLDAIAPVALPDLADSFATVFVVGTILVGCVLIPAFFLPRKPPEEPVDPTAMMGH, from the coding sequence GTGAGCATCAAGACCGAGTCAGCGAGCCCTGGCCTTCCCCCCACCCCGCCCGGTGACGACAAGCTCGACAAGAGCGTCCTGCTCGTCGCCGGCGTCGTCGTCCTAGGCGCCATCATGTCGATCCTCGACATCACCGTCGTCTCGGTGGCGCTGGAGACCTTCCAGAACGAGTTCGAGGCCACCTCTGCCGAGGTCGCCTGGACGATGACCGGCTACACCCTGGCCCTGGCCTCGGTGATCCCACTGACCGGCTGGGCCGCGGACCGCTTCGGCACCAAACGCCTCTACCTGCTCGCCGTGGGGCTCTTCACCCTCGGCTCGGTGCTCTGCGCACTGGCTGACTCGCTGCAGACGCTGGTCATCTTCCGGGTGCTCCAGGGCCTCGGCGGCGGCATGCTGATGCCGCTGGGCATGACGATCCTGACCCGCGCCGCCGGGCCGCACCGCATCGGCCGGGTGATGGCCGTGCTGGGCATCCCGATGCTGCTGGGTCCGATCTTCGGTCCCATCGTCGGCGGCTACCTGATCGAGGCCGCCTCCTGGCACTGGATCTTCCTGATCAACCTGCCGATCGGCGCCATCGCCTTCATCTACGCCCTCGTGGTGCTGCCCAAGGACAACGTCGAGCCCTCGGAGACCTTCGACTGGCTCGGGATGCTGCTGCTCTCCCCCGGCCTGGCCGCCTTCCTGTACGGCGTCTCCTCGATCCCCGAGCACGGCACCTTCTTCGCCCGCGAGGTCGCCATCCCCACCATCGTCGGGATCCTGCTCGTGGCCGCCTTCGTGCCGTGGGCGCTGAACCGACGCAACGCCCACCCGCTGGTCGAGCTGCGCCTGTTCGCCAACCGCAAGATGACCGTGGCCGTGATCGCGATGGCGCTCTTCGCCATGGCCTTCTTCGGTGCCTCGCTGCTCTTCCCGCTCTACTTCCAGCAGGTCCGAGGCGAGGACGCCCTCCACGCCGGTCTGCTGCTCGCCCCTCAGGGCATCGGCGCGATGATCACCATGCCCATCGCCGGCCTGATGGCCGACAAGCGCGGGCCCGGCAAGATCGTGATGGTCGGCATCACGCTGATCACCATCGGGATGGCGATGTTCACCCAGCTCGAGGCGGACACCTCCTACGCCTTCCTGCTCGGCTCGCTCTTCGTGATGGGCCTGGGCATGGGCGCCACGATGATGCCGATCATGAGCTCGGCGCTGCAGACGCTCAGCGACCACAACATCGCCCGCGGCTCGACCCTGATGAACATCACCCAGCAGGTCGCCGCCTCGATGGGCACGGCGCTCTTCTCGGTGGTGCTCACCAACCAGATCAAGTCCAGCGACTCCGCCGGCGCCTACCTGGGCCTGAAGGGGATGCTCTCCCAGGCCACCGGAGACAAGGCAGCCGAGCTCAAGGCGCAGCTGGACGCCATCGCCCCGGTGGCCCTGCCGGACCTGGCCGACAGCTTCGCCACGGTCTTCGTGGTCGGCACGATCCTGGTCGGCTGCGTGCTGATCCCGGCGTTCTTCCTGCCGCGCAAGCCCCCCGAGGAGCCGGTCGACCCGACCGCGATGATGGGTCACTGA
- a CDS encoding glutathione peroxidase yields MSILDASLARLDGTPGTLRDLTGGRGALLVNVASKCGLTPQYAKLEALHEEYADRGFTVVGLPCNQFMGQEPGSADEIAEFCSATYGVTFPMSEKIEVNGDGRHSVLAELVELSDEKGHTGDVQWNFEKFLLDAQGRPVARFSPTTEPDDPALVAAVESVIGNTP; encoded by the coding sequence ATGAGCATCCTCGACGCGTCCCTGGCCCGCCTGGACGGCACCCCCGGCACCTTGCGCGACCTCACCGGCGGCCGCGGTGCCCTGCTGGTCAACGTGGCCAGCAAGTGCGGCCTCACCCCGCAGTACGCCAAGCTCGAGGCGCTCCACGAGGAGTACGCCGACCGCGGGTTCACCGTCGTGGGCCTGCCCTGCAACCAGTTCATGGGCCAGGAGCCCGGCAGCGCCGACGAGATCGCGGAGTTCTGCTCCGCGACGTACGGCGTGACGTTCCCGATGTCGGAGAAGATCGAGGTCAACGGGGACGGCCGGCACTCGGTGCTCGCCGAGCTCGTGGAGCTCTCCGACGAGAAGGGGCACACCGGCGACGTGCAGTGGAACTTCGAGAAGTTCCTCCTCGACGCCCAGGGGCGACCGGTGGCCCGGTTCAGCCCGACGACCGAGCCCGACGACCCGGCCCTGGTCGCGGCGGTCGAGAGCGTGATCGGGAACACTCCCTGA
- a CDS encoding DEAD/DEAH box helicase, producing the protein MSFIPTTGPAVFHAAEPPRQGVVEFTGARSVRLPITAALPVLAKAHKDQAVHPSVALLAGAAHLGLRLVADGRFEPHPTQPWWQVAPLGDADRDRVEQLARARAYGDLDPAGAEGVVRKVLEAVVDAMPRRPPTRPVAVPDYTDRLSDRIQRLKQVAAGDDQPQLVSLSLRVEADEDELYAGELRVVPQVHAESNATHVADAAELWLESGVGAGHGFGDRARTHATLALRQAADAWPVLDRLLELRVPDRITLGSDEVTDLLEHGLADLHAVGVDVHWPRELGRDLTSRAVLDRSRKKGPSPDAPLQSGMLGAADLFAFRWQVSLHGDPLTEEEMARLAAAASPVVRLRDSWVVVDPEVAKRARKRLIRTVKPAQAVAAALTGVVEVEETPDVEVVVGASLLKVRDQLRAAATREPVPVPAGLAATLRDYQRQGLTWLAELTGLGLGACLADDMGLGKTVTLIALHLHRAEERRAAGEACGATLVVCPASLLGNWEAEIHRFAPGVPVRRFHGGTRSLQGLARAPQEPGQEPDHEAEPALLDDAALTDPVTEGGFVLTTYGTLRNDAETLAGVDWDLVVADEAQHVKNARSSTAKALRSVGSRARVALTGTPVENDLTELWAILDWVIPGLLGSRLAFRRAWAAPIEAGVDPEITQRFADLISPFLMRRRKSDPGIAPELPPKTETDHLLGLTREQAVLYESFVRDRMERIERSEPEARRGLVLAMLTGLKQICNHPAHFLKQTNPTLVGRSEKIDLLDELLGTVLAEDGAALIFTQYVAMARLLELHLTRAGLPHQFLHGGTPVAEREAMVRRFQAGPEDPDSVPVFLLSLKAGGTGLNLTRADHVIHLDRWWNPAVEEQATDRAYRIGQTRPVQVHRMITEGTVEQRIAALLERKRGLADSVLAGGEAALTELSNDELRDLVTLR; encoded by the coding sequence GTGAGCTTCATACCGACCACCGGCCCCGCCGTCTTCCACGCGGCGGAGCCACCCCGGCAGGGCGTGGTGGAGTTCACCGGGGCACGGAGCGTGCGGCTGCCGATCACCGCGGCGCTCCCGGTCCTGGCCAAGGCCCACAAGGACCAGGCGGTCCATCCCAGCGTCGCGCTGCTCGCCGGGGCGGCCCACCTCGGCCTGCGGCTGGTCGCCGACGGCCGCTTCGAGCCGCACCCCACCCAGCCCTGGTGGCAGGTCGCCCCCCTCGGTGACGCCGACCGGGACCGGGTCGAGCAGCTCGCCCGCGCCCGGGCGTACGGCGACCTCGACCCGGCGGGCGCCGAGGGCGTGGTGCGCAAGGTGCTCGAGGCCGTCGTCGACGCCATGCCGCGGCGGCCCCCCACCCGGCCGGTGGCGGTGCCCGACTACACCGACCGGCTCTCGGACCGGATCCAGCGGCTCAAGCAGGTGGCCGCCGGCGACGACCAGCCCCAGCTGGTGAGCCTCTCGCTGCGCGTGGAGGCCGACGAGGACGAGCTGTACGCCGGCGAGCTGCGGGTCGTCCCGCAGGTGCACGCGGAGAGCAACGCCACCCACGTGGCCGACGCCGCCGAGCTCTGGCTGGAGTCGGGGGTGGGCGCGGGCCACGGGTTCGGCGACCGGGCGCGGACCCACGCCACGCTGGCGCTGCGGCAGGCTGCCGACGCCTGGCCGGTGCTCGACCGCCTGCTGGAGCTGCGGGTCCCGGACCGGATCACCCTGGGCAGCGACGAGGTGACCGACCTCCTCGAGCACGGCCTGGCCGACCTGCACGCCGTCGGGGTCGACGTGCACTGGCCACGTGAGCTGGGCCGCGACCTCACCAGCCGGGCCGTCCTGGACCGCTCGCGCAAGAAGGGTCCCTCGCCCGACGCGCCCCTGCAGAGCGGGATGCTCGGGGCGGCCGACCTCTTCGCGTTCCGCTGGCAGGTCTCGCTGCACGGTGACCCGCTCACCGAGGAGGAGATGGCACGGCTGGCCGCGGCGGCGAGCCCGGTGGTGCGCCTGCGGGACAGCTGGGTGGTCGTCGACCCGGAGGTCGCCAAGCGGGCGCGCAAACGACTGATCCGCACGGTCAAGCCCGCGCAGGCGGTGGCCGCCGCGCTGACCGGGGTGGTCGAGGTCGAGGAGACCCCGGACGTCGAGGTCGTGGTGGGGGCCTCGCTGCTGAAGGTGCGCGACCAGCTCAGGGCTGCCGCCACCCGGGAACCGGTCCCGGTGCCGGCCGGGCTGGCCGCCACCCTGCGCGACTACCAGCGCCAGGGCCTGACCTGGCTGGCCGAGCTGACCGGGCTGGGGCTCGGCGCGTGCCTGGCCGACGACATGGGCCTGGGCAAGACGGTCACCCTGATCGCGCTGCACCTGCACCGGGCCGAGGAGCGCCGCGCGGCCGGCGAGGCGTGCGGGGCGACGCTGGTCGTCTGCCCCGCGTCGCTGCTGGGCAACTGGGAGGCCGAGATCCACCGCTTCGCCCCCGGCGTCCCGGTACGGCGCTTCCACGGCGGCACCCGCTCGCTCCAGGGCCTGGCCCGCGCACCCCAGGAGCCGGGTCAGGAGCCGGATCACGAGGCTGAGCCGGCGCTGCTGGACGACGCGGCGCTCACCGACCCGGTCACCGAGGGCGGCTTCGTGCTCACCACCTACGGGACGCTGCGCAACGACGCCGAGACGCTGGCAGGCGTCGACTGGGACCTGGTGGTCGCCGACGAGGCCCAGCACGTCAAGAACGCCCGCTCCTCCACCGCCAAGGCGCTGCGCAGCGTGGGGAGCCGGGCGCGGGTGGCGCTCACCGGCACCCCGGTGGAGAACGACCTCACCGAGCTCTGGGCGATCCTGGACTGGGTGATCCCGGGGCTGCTGGGCAGTCGGCTGGCCTTCCGCCGAGCCTGGGCGGCCCCGATCGAGGCCGGGGTGGACCCCGAGATCACCCAGCGCTTCGCCGACCTGATCAGCCCCTTCCTGATGCGTCGGCGCAAGTCCGACCCCGGCATCGCCCCGGAGCTGCCGCCCAAGACCGAGACCGACCACCTGCTCGGTCTCACCCGCGAGCAGGCGGTGCTCTACGAGAGCTTCGTGCGGGACCGGATGGAGCGCATCGAGCGCTCCGAGCCCGAGGCCCGCCGCGGGCTGGTGCTGGCGATGCTCACCGGCCTGAAGCAGATCTGCAACCACCCGGCCCACTTCCTCAAGCAGACCAACCCCACCCTGGTGGGGCGCTCGGAGAAGATCGACCTGCTCGACGAGCTGCTGGGCACGGTGCTGGCCGAGGACGGAGCGGCGCTGATCTTCACCCAGTACGTCGCGATGGCGCGGCTGCTGGAGCTGCACCTGACCCGGGCCGGGCTTCCGCACCAGTTTCTGCACGGCGGTACGCCGGTGGCTGAGCGCGAGGCCATGGTCCGCCGCTTCCAGGCCGGTCCGGAGGACCCTGACAGCGTCCCGGTCTTCCTGCTCTCCCTCAAGGCCGGTGGCACCGGGCTCAACCTCACCCGGGCCGACCACGTCATCCACCTCGACCGCTGGTGGAACCCGGCGGTGGAGGAGCAGGCCACCGACCGGGCCTACCGGATCGGGCAGACCCGGCCCGTGCAGGTGCACCGGATGATCACCGAGGGCACGGTCGAGCAGCGGATCGCCGCCCTGCTGGAGCGCAAGCGCGGCCTGGCCGACTCGGTGCTGGCCGGCGGCGAGGCCGCCCTCACCGAGCTCAGCAACGACGAGCTGCGCGACCTCGTGACGCTGCGATGA
- a CDS encoding TetR/AcrR family transcriptional regulator, with the protein MTRREQILETAADLFAARGFHGVSVAELGAACGISGPALYKHFPSKDAMLAEMLVRISEELLAVGRERVASADTPEAALTALVGWHTDFALRHRSLIVVQDRDWESLPAAAREQVRALQREYVGLWAAQLRRAYPDLSPERARAAAHAAFGLLNSTPHSALLPDEGMRELLSSMALAALGISPSPDGVT; encoded by the coding sequence GTGACCCGCCGCGAGCAGATCCTGGAGACCGCCGCGGACCTCTTCGCCGCCCGCGGCTTCCACGGCGTCTCGGTGGCCGAGCTGGGCGCGGCCTGCGGCATCAGCGGTCCCGCCCTCTACAAGCACTTCCCGTCCAAGGACGCGATGCTCGCCGAGATGCTGGTGCGGATCAGCGAGGAGCTGCTGGCGGTGGGCCGTGAGCGGGTGGCCAGCGCCGACACGCCCGAGGCCGCGCTGACCGCGCTGGTCGGATGGCACACCGACTTCGCGCTGCGTCACCGCTCGCTCATCGTGGTCCAGGACCGGGACTGGGAGTCGCTCCCGGCGGCGGCGCGCGAGCAGGTGCGTGCCCTCCAGCGCGAGTACGTCGGCCTGTGGGCCGCGCAGCTGCGGCGGGCCTACCCCGACCTCTCACCCGAGCGGGCTCGCGCCGCGGCGCACGCCGCGTTCGGGCTGCTCAACTCCACCCCGCACAGCGCGCTGCTGCCGGACGAGGGGATGCGCGAGCTGTTGAGCTCGATGGCGCTCGCCGCGCTCGGGATCTCGCCCTCGCCTGACGGTGTGACGTAG
- a CDS encoding Gfo/Idh/MocA family protein → MTQLRVALVGSGSMGLNHARTIAAGPDTELAFVVDPSEENGLPVAQEYGARWVSGLDQIGDVDAAVIAASTEHHYDLALPIIKARLPLLIEKPVCPSLAQSDEVVTASREAGTVLMCGLLERFNPAVVVAMKMMEQPLYIRAERHSPYAARIRTGVAWDLLVHDVDLVVRAFGGDHPERAEMQVGHFHPDSVTGAEDVVEASLRFASGGIASVSASRLGQRKVRSMVIQEIDRLIEVDLLRRGVTSYRHSSVAGDPGRDGFRQMTEMEVPEVIGAEPLASQLAHFVGLVRGEHDPDLERDSILPAHRVVDQVLATRG, encoded by the coding sequence GTGACGCAGCTCCGCGTGGCCCTCGTCGGATCCGGTTCGATGGGCCTCAACCATGCCCGCACGATCGCCGCCGGGCCGGACACCGAGCTCGCCTTCGTCGTCGACCCCTCGGAGGAGAACGGCCTGCCCGTCGCCCAGGAGTACGGCGCGCGCTGGGTCTCCGGTCTGGACCAGATCGGGGACGTCGACGCCGCGGTGATCGCGGCCTCCACCGAGCACCACTACGACCTGGCGCTGCCGATCATCAAGGCGCGGCTGCCGTTGCTCATCGAGAAGCCGGTCTGTCCCTCCCTGGCGCAGTCCGACGAGGTGGTGACCGCCTCCCGGGAGGCCGGCACGGTGCTGATGTGCGGCCTGCTGGAGCGCTTCAACCCGGCCGTCGTGGTGGCGATGAAGATGATGGAGCAGCCGCTCTACATCCGCGCCGAGCGGCACTCGCCGTACGCCGCCCGGATCCGCACCGGCGTCGCCTGGGACCTGCTGGTCCACGACGTCGACCTGGTGGTGCGCGCCTTCGGCGGCGACCACCCCGAGCGGGCCGAGATGCAGGTGGGCCACTTCCACCCCGACTCCGTCACGGGCGCCGAGGACGTGGTCGAGGCGTCGCTGCGCTTCGCCTCCGGCGGGATTGCTTCGGTCTCGGCGAGCCGGCTCGGGCAGCGCAAGGTCCGCTCCATGGTGATCCAGGAGATCGACCGGCTGATCGAGGTCGACCTGCTGCGCCGCGGCGTCACCTCCTACCGGCACTCCTCGGTGGCCGGCGACCCCGGGCGCGACGGCTTCCGGCAGATGACCGAGATGGAGGTGCCGGAGGTGATCGGCGCCGAGCCGCTGGCCAGCCAGCTGGCGCACTTCGTCGGCCTGGTCCGCGGCGAGCACGACCCCGACCTCGAGCGCGACTCGATCCTCCCGGCACACCGGGTCGTCGACCAGGTGCTGGCGACCCGTGGCTGA
- a CDS encoding acyltransferase, translating into MSGQASGQAGPGSLPPNPWNAHAWVVGEPVVGEGTWIGAFTVIDGSGGLRIGAGCDISSGAQIYTHSSAKRCVSGRSFAEVERAPVTIGDRVFVGAGAIINMGVTIGDEAVVAAGAVVTGDVPPRTIVGGVPARVIGLVELADGAAPRFVTGPGDQP; encoded by the coding sequence ATGTCCGGCCAGGCGTCGGGCCAGGCGGGGCCGGGCTCGCTGCCCCCCAACCCGTGGAACGCGCACGCGTGGGTGGTCGGCGAGCCGGTCGTCGGAGAGGGCACCTGGATCGGCGCCTTCACCGTGATCGACGGCTCCGGGGGGCTGCGGATCGGCGCCGGGTGCGACATCTCCTCCGGCGCGCAGATCTACACCCACTCCTCGGCGAAGCGCTGCGTCAGCGGCCGATCGTTCGCCGAGGTCGAGCGAGCTCCCGTGACCATCGGGGACCGGGTCTTCGTGGGCGCCGGCGCCATCATCAACATGGGCGTCACCATCGGTGACGAGGCGGTGGTCGCGGCCGGCGCGGTGGTGACCGGCGACGTGCCGCCCCGCACGATCGTCGGCGGCGTGCCCGCCCGGGTCATCGGGCTTGTGGAGCTGGCCGACGGGGCGGCCCCCAGGTTCGTCACCGGCCCCGGGGACCAGCCCTAG
- a CDS encoding NAD-dependent epimerase/dehydratase family protein codes for MSKETVFFTGGAGFIGLHVVPMLLEKDYKVRIFDNMFRGDREAVAGFGSDVELIDQDVRYGGAVHQAMKGCSKVIHAAAVSINKSQSDPYESMDINMIGNHNVFAAAADHGVDRLVYCSSASVYGDPERLPMHEDDRLSPQTPYCISKRAGEDLLGFYQRRADLSWIALRFFNVYGPGQKTTAYYTSVINHFVNRIRNGEPPVIDGKGEQSMDFIHVHDIARSVVLALDCETDNVPVNIGTGIDTTIAELADILIEAVNADVKPIFNERDVIASRRAADTTRGREVLGFEPTIEVRQGMIDLIRSAG; via the coding sequence ATGTCCAAGGAAACCGTCTTCTTCACCGGCGGCGCCGGCTTCATCGGCCTGCACGTCGTCCCCATGCTGCTGGAGAAGGACTACAAGGTCCGGATCTTCGACAACATGTTCCGCGGTGACCGTGAGGCCGTGGCCGGCTTCGGCAGCGACGTCGAGCTGATCGACCAGGACGTGCGCTACGGCGGCGCCGTGCACCAGGCGATGAAGGGCTGCTCCAAGGTCATCCACGCCGCCGCGGTCTCGATCAACAAGAGCCAGTCCGACCCGTACGAGTCGATGGACATCAACATGATCGGCAACCACAACGTCTTCGCGGCCGCGGCGGACCACGGCGTGGACCGGCTCGTCTACTGCTCGTCCGCCTCGGTGTACGGCGACCCGGAGCGGCTGCCGATGCACGAGGACGACCGGCTCTCCCCGCAGACGCCGTACTGCATCTCCAAGCGCGCCGGGGAGGACCTGCTCGGCTTCTACCAGCGCCGCGCCGACCTGTCCTGGATCGCGCTGCGCTTCTTCAACGTCTACGGCCCCGGGCAGAAGACCACCGCCTACTACACCTCGGTGATCAACCACTTCGTCAACCGGATCCGCAACGGCGAGCCGCCGGTCATCGACGGCAAGGGCGAGCAGTCGATGGACTTCATCCACGTCCACGACATCGCCCGCTCGGTGGTGCTGGCCCTGGACTGCGAGACCGACAACGTGCCGGTCAACATCGGCACCGGCATCGACACCACGATCGCGGAGCTCGCGGACATCCTCATCGAGGCCGTGAACGCCGACGTGAAGCCGATCTTCAACGAGCGCGACGTGATCGCCTCGCGTCGCGCCGCGGACACCACCCGCGGCCGTGAGGTCCTCGGCTTCGAGCCGACGATCGAGGTGCGCCAGGGCATGATCGACCTGATCCGCTCGGCCGGCTGA
- a CDS encoding DegT/DnrJ/EryC1/StrS family aminotransferase codes for MTDATSAPLRTVALGEPTVGEPELAAVAEVFASGWLSGAGPSCLALESELAVAVGTSHALATSNCGSALHLGLQVLGTSPGDEVVVADYTFPATGHAVLWTGATPVFADVRPDIWSADPASVEARITERTVGILAVDPFGQPADYAELRAIADRHGLWLMEDAACATGATYQGRPAGSLADLAAFSFHGRKGITAGEGGALVGSDAARMDTARKLHTYGIAPAITREGAATLPVPSFDVAGYNYRLSDVSAAIMRVQLRRLPDLLAARSRAAGWYADQLGDLQQVALPVALPDRTHTWQSYVIAIDPALDRGAVALALRERGVGCNFGTYASHVQPVYGSREECPVSADLFERHLAIPMHANLDQDDVSHVAATLREVVSSAAVRR; via the coding sequence ATGACCGACGCGACCAGCGCCCCGCTGCGCACCGTAGCCCTGGGCGAGCCCACGGTCGGCGAGCCGGAGCTCGCCGCCGTCGCCGAGGTGTTCGCCTCCGGCTGGCTCTCGGGAGCCGGGCCGTCGTGCCTGGCGCTGGAGTCCGAGCTGGCCGTCGCCGTGGGCACCTCCCACGCCCTGGCCACCAGCAACTGCGGATCGGCGCTGCACCTGGGCCTGCAGGTGCTCGGCACAAGCCCCGGCGACGAGGTGGTGGTCGCCGACTACACCTTCCCGGCCACCGGGCACGCGGTGCTGTGGACCGGCGCCACCCCCGTCTTCGCCGACGTCCGCCCCGACATCTGGTCGGCCGACCCGGCCAGCGTGGAGGCCCGGATCACCGAGCGCACCGTCGGCATCCTGGCCGTGGACCCGTTCGGGCAGCCGGCCGACTACGCCGAGCTGCGCGCCATCGCCGACCGGCACGGGCTGTGGCTGATGGAGGACGCAGCCTGCGCCACGGGCGCGACCTACCAGGGCCGCCCCGCGGGCAGCCTGGCCGACCTCGCCGCCTTCAGCTTCCACGGCCGCAAGGGCATCACCGCCGGTGAGGGCGGCGCGCTGGTCGGGAGCGACGCGGCCCGGATGGACACCGCACGCAAGCTGCACACCTACGGCATCGCCCCGGCGATCACCCGCGAGGGAGCGGCCACCTTGCCGGTCCCCAGCTTCGACGTCGCCGGCTACAACTACCGGCTCTCCGACGTCTCCGCGGCCATCATGCGGGTCCAGCTGCGCCGGCTCCCGGACCTGCTGGCCGCCCGCTCCCGCGCCGCCGGCTGGTACGCCGACCAGCTCGGCGACCTCCAGCAGGTGGCGCTGCCGGTGGCCCTGCCCGACCGCACCCACACCTGGCAGTCCTACGTCATCGCGATCGACCCGGCCCTGGACCGGGGCGCGGTGGCGCTGGCGCTGCGCGAGCGCGGCGTGGGCTGCAACTTCGGCACCTACGCCTCCCACGTGCAGCCCGTCTACGGCTCGCGCGAGGAGTGCCCCGTCTCGGCCGACCTGTTCGAGCGGCACCTCGCCATCCCCATGCACGCCAACCTCGACCAGGACGACGTGTCCCACGTGGCTGCAACACTGCGTGAGGTCGTCTCCTCGGCCGCCGTGCGTCGCTGA
- a CDS encoding glycosyltransferase family 4 protein produces MRIAVVNNFFPPRVGGSSHLSEALAKGYAARGHDVLVVTAAYADAPAYEERDGLRIVRLPAVMLPESKLAVSFDLSFATRPSLRRRLAALLDDFAPDAIHQHGQMMDLTWATGAYARRRGVPTLLSIHTRLENPSAHYRRAFRGLDATLVNPRLRRYQPRIVVMDRYMDDYIRHRYPHGFRDLVPIPVGVNGEWVRGGSRDTGRAMLGLADDVPLILSVGHVIPLRDRIGLVEAMPAVLARHPDAVLAVVGRVYYDLFLAKAEELGISHAVRSLGAMEKSTIPHLLAAADVEAHEQGDGLGTATLEAMAAGVPVVGWGREDNFPGVALKDGHDIHLCERHDVVGLSERLLRVLDDPDAARLVGARGREVFDRHFTLERVLDQHLETLADLAGITESEEGPSA; encoded by the coding sequence GTGCGCATCGCTGTCGTCAACAACTTCTTCCCACCCCGGGTCGGTGGCAGCTCGCACCTCTCCGAAGCCCTCGCCAAGGGGTACGCCGCACGCGGCCACGACGTGCTCGTGGTGACCGCCGCCTACGCCGACGCCCCGGCGTACGAGGAGCGCGACGGCCTGCGGATCGTGCGGCTGCCGGCGGTGATGCTCCCCGAGAGCAAGCTGGCGGTCAGCTTCGACCTCTCCTTCGCCACCCGGCCCTCCCTGCGCCGCCGGCTGGCGGCGCTGCTGGACGACTTCGCGCCCGACGCCATCCACCAGCACGGCCAGATGATGGACCTCACCTGGGCCACCGGCGCCTACGCCCGGCGCCGCGGGGTGCCCACCCTGCTCAGCATCCACACCCGGCTGGAGAACCCCTCCGCGCACTACCGCCGCGCCTTCCGGGGCCTGGACGCCACGCTGGTCAACCCCCGACTGCGGCGCTACCAGCCCCGCATCGTGGTGATGGACCGCTACATGGACGACTACATCCGCCATCGCTACCCGCACGGCTTCCGCGACTTGGTCCCGATCCCGGTCGGGGTCAACGGCGAGTGGGTCCGCGGCGGCTCCCGGGATACCGGCCGCGCCATGCTCGGGCTCGCCGACGACGTACCGCTGATCCTCTCGGTGGGGCACGTGATCCCACTGCGGGACCGGATCGGCCTGGTGGAGGCGATGCCGGCCGTGCTGGCCCGCCACCCCGACGCCGTGCTCGCCGTGGTCGGGCGCGTCTACTACGACCTGTTCCTGGCCAAGGCCGAGGAGCTCGGCATCAGCCACGCGGTCCGCTCGCTGGGCGCCATGGAGAAGTCGACGATCCCGCACCTGCTCGCCGCCGCCGACGTGGAGGCCCACGAGCAGGGCGACGGCCTCGGCACCGCCACGCTGGAGGCGATGGCCGCCGGCGTGCCGGTGGTCGGCTGGGGCCGGGAGGACAACTTCCCCGGGGTGGCACTGAAGGACGGGCACGACATCCACCTGTGCGAGCGCCACGACGTCGTCGGACTGTCGGAGCGGCTGCTGCGGGTGCTCGACGACCCGGACGCGGCACGCCTGGTCGGCGCCCGCGGTCGCGAGGTCTTCGACCGGCACTTCACCCTGGAGCGGGTCCTGGACCAGCACCTGGAGACGCTGGCTGACCTGGCCGGGATCACCGAGAGCGAGGAAGGACCCTCCGCATGA